The DNA window TTTCGCGCTGCTCATGCTGGTAAAGGTGATGCTGTTCTGCATCGCCTGCCTGGGCCTCAACGTCCAGTTCGGCTACGCCGGCGTGGTGAATTTCGCGGGTGCGGCTTTCTTTGGAGTGGGCGCTTACGCCACCGCGGTCCTCTCGCAGCACACGGCCGTCCCTCCCCTGCTGATTTTGTTACTCGGGGGCGCGATGGCCGCGCTCACCGGGACGGTGCTTACGTTGCCCATGCTGCGTACACGCGGGCACTACGCAGCCCTGATTACGATCGCCTTCGGCATATTGTTCAAGACTTTCTTGGAGGTCAACGATCTCTTGGGCGGCCCGCAAGGCTTGAAATTACCGGGATTGCGTATCGCGGGCTATGCTTTCAATGACAACATCGAGTACGGCGAAGCCGGAGAGATTTCCTTCTACTTCAACTACGCGCTGCTGGCGCTGGCGATCTTGGTCGTTGCCTTCTGCGTGGTAAAGCGCCTGGAGCGCTCCTGGATTGGGGTGTACTTGGATGCGGTGCGCATCGACGAAACCGCCGCATCGGTGTTCGGGGTGGGGGTGGGGCGGTGGAAGGTGCTGGCTTTCGCTTTCGGAAATTTCTTCGCGGGTCTGGCGGGTTCCCTCTATGCAATGATGACAGGATTCATCGCGCCCGCGGACTTCACGTTTAGCGATTCGCTGATTCTGGTTTCCATCGTCATCCTGGGCGGCCTGGGCAATCCGTGGAGCATCATTCCGGCGGCGGCGCTGGTCATCGTACTGCCGGAAAAACTCCAGGTCATCCAGGAATACCGCATCTTGTTATTCTCGGTCCTGGTGGTGCTCATTCTGCGCTTTCGCCCAGATGGCTTGATACCGCGGCGTCTACGCGTGTTCGCGCCGGGGAAATTAGCATGAGCCTGCTTGCTTGCCGCCATCTCACGGTGCGCTTTGGCGGTTTGACGGCGCTGAACAAGTTCAGCTTGTCCGTGGATGCAGGCGAGATCCTGGGCCTCATCGGCCCCAACGGCTCGGGCAAGACCACCTTCTTCAATGCGCTCACGGCGCTCTATCCCCTGGCTGGCGGCGAGGTGGAGTTCGCTGGGGAGTCGCTCACCGCCCGTACCCCGCAACAAATCTACGGGGCGGGCATTACGCGCACCTTTCAGCGTTCGCGTTTGTGTCTTTCGCTATCGGTGTTCGACAATCTGATGATCGGCAATCACCGCAATTTACGGCGCGGCTTCCTGTTCAATCTGTTTCAACGCCGCGCCCTGGCGGCGCAAATAGAAGCAAACATCGAAGCCGCCCGGGTGTTGCTGCGGTCCTTTAACGACAAGTTGCCCGAACGTCTATTCGGCGCGGCCGGTTCCCTGGGGATGATCGACCGGCGCCGCGTGGAAGTGTGCCGTGCACTCATCAGCCGGCCGAGACTTCTACTTCTCGATGAACCCTCGGCGGGCATGACGCACGAAGAAACACGCGAGTTGATGGATGACATCCTCTTGGTGCGCGAAACCACGCCAGGGCTCGCGATCATCCTCATCGAACACGAGATGGGGGTCATTGGACGCGTTACCCAACGCTGCGTCGTGCTCAATTTCGGAGAGAAACTCTGCGAGGGCACCTATGCACAAGTGGCGGCGGATCCGACCGTGCAGCAGGCCTACCTCGGAGCGGATTGACCATGGCCGCACTACTTGTCTTGGAAAATGTATTTGCCGGTTACGATCAGGCCGATGTCTTGTCCGGGGTTTCCCTGAGCGCGGAAGAAGGCCGTATCACCTGCATCCTGGGCTCCAACGGAGCGGGGAAAAGCACGCTGATTCGGGTCATTCTTGGATTGACGCCGGCTCGCGAAGGGCGGGTGATACTGAACGGCAAGGATATCGGAGAGACCCCCACTCACGCGATCATTGCCAGTGGCGTGGCTTGTATCCCAGAGGGCCGGCGAGTATTCCCCAAGATGACCATCGAGGAGAACTTGCGCGCGGGAGCCTACCTGGAAGCAAGCGCTCCATTGGTTGCCCAGCGTTTGCGCAAGGTCTTCGACATCTTTCCGCGTTTGCAAGAACGCCAGCACCAATTGGCCGGAACCCTCTCCGGTGGCGAGCAGGCCATGCTTTCCATCGGCCGGGGTCTGATGTCCCAACCCAAGCTATTGTTGATCGACGAACCCTCGCTCGGGCTCTCGCCGCTCTTGGTGAAGGAGAATTTCTTCGTCATTCAGCGCATCAATCGGATGGGCGTGACCGTCTTGCTGGTGGAGCAAAATGTCCGTCAGACCTTGGCCATTGCTCATTACGGATATGTGCTGGCGCAGGGGCGCGTCGCGGCATCTGGAAGCGCGGAACAACTCCAGGCGAAAGATGAAGTGCGGCAGGCTTATTTTGGCGCGCGGGGACACGAGGAGATTTCATGAATAACCGGTTCGATGCACTGGCACTCACGCGAGAAATCGTGGAGATGAACACCATCAATCCCCCAGGCAAGGAAGACGACTGCGCCAGACATCTGGGGACCATATTGGAAGCGGCGGGATTTAGTGTTCGATACCACCGAATCGGCGAGGGACGCTCCAATCTTGTCGCTCGGATAGGTAACGGCGCGGGTGCTCCGCTGTGTTTTACGGGTCACATCGATACGGTCCCGCTGGGTGCGGCGAAATGGAAGAAAGATCCCTTCGCCGGAGAGACAGACAGCGGACGATTGTTCGGCCGCGGCAGCAGCGACATGAAGTCGGGGGTGGCGGCTTTTGTCGTGGCGGCCGCGAAATTGGCGCCCCATCTTCGCGCCACGCCGGGTTTGATCCTAATCATCACGGCGGCCGAGGAGACTGGATGCGAAGGAGCGTTCAAGTTGGTCACGGACGAGCATCTTGGCGTGGCGGGTGCCATCGTGGTGGCCGAGCCCACTAGCAACTACCCGTTCGTTGGCCACAAGGGCGCCTTCTGGTTGCGCGCGACAGCGCAGGGCGTGACGGCCCACGGTTCCATGCCGGAACGTGGCGTGAACGCCGTGTATAAAGCGGCGCGCGCGGTCACGGCCTTGGAGAATTTTCGTTTCAACACGCCTCCCCATGATCTGATGGGGCAATCGACGCTGAACGTCGGAAGCTTCCACGGGGGTCTCAATATCAATTCGGTGCCCGATGAGGCCAGCGTGGCCATCGATATACGAACGGTTCCGGGGACTCTTCATGCGGAGCTTCTCCGGCAACTCACCGGGCAATTGGGGCGTGACGTTTCGTTGGAAGTCATGATGGATCTGGAGAGCATCTACACGCCTCCCGAGCACGAATGGGTGCAGTCCGTCTACGACATCATGCAACCCATCTTGGGCGAACGCCCGCGGCCGCGCACGGCCACCTACTTCACTGACGCCGCCGCCTTGACCCCGGCACTAGGCGGCCCGCCCACCTTGATTCTCGGTCCCGGCGAGCCGCAGATGGCTCACCAAACAGATGAATACTGCGTCATGGAGCGCGTGCATCAAGCCACGGCGGTGTTCGAGAGCATCATCGAAGGATGGTGCAAGCTGTGACGGCCAGCGATATCGCGGACAAGATTTCGCGGATATTCGATGGTGCCGAATACGAAACCGTAAGCGGCGCAAAGGCTTTGTGCGGACAGGGCCGCTTGAATGGCCAGCCACTTCTTTTCTTTGCTACCGATCCTGGCCATGCACGCGGCGCCATCGGTGTGGCGGATGGGAAAGCGCTGTCGTGGGTCATCGGGCAAGCACGCGGGCGGCGCGTGCCGATGGTTTGGTTGCTCGATTGTTCGGGGGCGAAGGTGGATGAGGGTCTACCTGCTCTCGCCGCGTTTCGGCGGTTCTACCGGGAAGCTTTGCTTGCGAAGGCGGAGGACATTCCTATTCTCGCCGTGCTGGGGCGGGGCTGCTATGGAGGGGCGAGTCTGTTGGCCATGTTGGCCGGCCATCGCATCTACTCACCGGTCACGCGATTGTCCACGTCCGGTCCCGCCATCATCGAAGGGGTGGAAGGCCGCGACGTGTTCGATTCCACCGATCATGCGAGCGTGTCCGCATTGCTGGGTGCGAGCGCCCGTCTGCAATCCGACCAGCACGCGCAGATGCACGACGACCCAAGAATGGCCATGGGGCGCTGGCTTGCGGACTTGAAGCCCCCCAATGACTGGCGGTCCGCGCACGTTATGTTGGGGGCGCGATTAGGCGTGGCGCCGGACGCACCGGATTCCCGGTACAAACTGCAAGCATTACTTCCGCCGTCGTACACCCCGGCCCAGCGCGGAAATATCGTATTGTCCTTGCCGGCACCGGCCTCGCGTAAAGCGGTGTTTTGCGGTTTCCTCACGGGTGGCGATTTCGGTGCGGCCGACGCTTGGCAGCTTGCGGGTATTCTGCAAGAGGTAGCGCAGTCGCACCCAGGCAGTCCCGTCATACTGCTCCTGGACGCCAGTGGCCACGCCGCGAAAATTGCCGACGAGAAAGCGATTCTCGCCGAGTACCTCGTACACCTTTCCGTAGCCATTAGCGGTCTCGCGGCACGGGGACACAAAACCGTTCTGTGGATTACGGGGGGTGCTTCGGGCGCCGTCTATGTGGTATTCGCCGCCGCCGTGGAGCGAGTATCGGTGTTGTCCAGCGCGCGCGTGGAAGTTCTGGGTTCGGCCGCCGTGGACAGCATTCTCGGCAGAGCAGTGGACGGGGCCTCTTCCGTGGGCGAGTTGATCGACCTTGGAATCGCGGAAGGCGTACTGGACTCTCGTTTGGAAGAATACTCATCATCATGAGCGACAATTTTTTCTCTTTGATTGAGGCCGCGCACCGCGGCCATCCTGACCGCGTAATCATCGAAACGCAGGAAGGTATCCAATACCGGGGCCACGATTTGTTGGCGGGCAGCGGGCGCTACGCTGCCCTGTTAGCCCAGCTTGGGGCCGGGCGCGGTGACCGTGTGGTCGTGCAAGCGGACAAATCAGTGCAATCGCTGCTCTTCTATCTTGCGTGCCTGCGTTTGGGCGTGATCTACGTCCCGCTCAACACAGCCTACCGGCGCGCGGAGTTGGAGCATTTCCTTGGCGATGCGCAACCAAAACTGGTGATCTGCTCGCCGCACTCGAAAGCGGAAATCGAATCCTTGGCGGACACCAAGGTATTGACGCTGGACGAAGAGGGCGCGGGATCC is part of the Betaproteobacteria bacterium genome and encodes:
- a CDS encoding ABC transporter ATP-binding protein, with the translated sequence MSMSLLACRHLTVRFGGLTALNKFSLSVDAGEILGLIGPNGSGKTTFFNALTALYPLAGGEVEFAGESLTARTPQQIYGAGITRTFQRSRLCLSLSVFDNLMIGNHRNLRRGFLFNLFQRRALAAQIEANIEAARVLLRSFNDKLPERLFGAAGSLGMIDRRRVEVCRALISRPRLLLLDEPSAGMTHEETRELMDDILLVRETTPGLAIILIEHEMGVIGRVTQRCVVLNFGEKLCEGTYAQVAADPTVQQAYLGAD
- a CDS encoding branched-chain amino acid ABC transporter permease, whose product is MSPAHPNRVIAVVAIASFAGLGYLMLAVEQQWAVAAVVLAAVLVLVAAGRLGVLQTLEATHAARPSQVNALVVAGALALMAAFHGDHFALLMLVKVMLFCIACLGLNVQFGYAGVVNFAGAAFFGVGAYATAVLSQHTAVPPLLILLLGGAMAALTGTVLTLPMLRTRGHYAALITIAFGILFKTFLEVNDLLGGPQGLKLPGLRIAGYAFNDNIEYGEAGEISFYFNYALLALAILVVAFCVVKRLERSWIGVYLDAVRIDETAASVFGVGVGRWKVLAFAFGNFFAGLAGSLYAMMTGFIAPADFTFSDSLILVSIVILGGLGNPWSIIPAAALVIVLPEKLQVIQEYRILLFSVLVVLILRFRPDGLIPRRLRVFAPGKLA
- a CDS encoding ABC transporter ATP-binding protein, which codes for MAALLVLENVFAGYDQADVLSGVSLSAEEGRITCILGSNGAGKSTLIRVILGLTPAREGRVILNGKDIGETPTHAIIASGVACIPEGRRVFPKMTIEENLRAGAYLEASAPLVAQRLRKVFDIFPRLQERQHQLAGTLSGGEQAMLSIGRGLMSQPKLLLIDEPSLGLSPLLVKENFFVIQRINRMGVTVLLVEQNVRQTLAIAHYGYVLAQGRVAASGSAEQLQAKDEVRQAYFGARGHEEIS
- a CDS encoding M20 family peptidase, whose protein sequence is MNNRFDALALTREIVEMNTINPPGKEDDCARHLGTILEAAGFSVRYHRIGEGRSNLVARIGNGAGAPLCFTGHIDTVPLGAAKWKKDPFAGETDSGRLFGRGSSDMKSGVAAFVVAAAKLAPHLRATPGLILIITAAEETGCEGAFKLVTDEHLGVAGAIVVAEPTSNYPFVGHKGAFWLRATAQGVTAHGSMPERGVNAVYKAARAVTALENFRFNTPPHDLMGQSTLNVGSFHGGLNINSVPDEASVAIDIRTVPGTLHAELLRQLTGQLGRDVSLEVMMDLESIYTPPEHEWVQSVYDIMQPILGERPRPRTATYFTDAAALTPALGGPPTLILGPGEPQMAHQTDEYCVMERVHQATAVFESIIEGWCKL